Sequence from the Fragaria vesca subsp. vesca linkage group LG4, FraVesHawaii_1.0, whole genome shotgun sequence genome:
TGAGAAGACGAAGAAGGACCTGAATGAAGAAGAGGAAGAGCGACAACCCACCGTGCGGTTAAATCCGCTATTACCCTGAAAGTTTTTCATCGGGGTTTCTTGGCACGAAGAAGAGTACGAGAAACGAAGAAGAAGAAGAAGTAAAGGAGAAATGAAGAAGAAGAAAGTGATGAGGGTGGAGAGTTGTGTATTTGTTCTGGAAAGTATTCATCCAATTAATAAAGGGACCTAAAAATATTTATCCAAATTATTTTGTAAAATGTCAAACCCACTTTGCATGTCTTTAGTTTCATGAAACAACAATTTCTACCCAAGTGCTGAACCCAAATGCATTTTCCTATTAGCTTTCTACCCAAGATGGAAATACAAAGTTACAAAACGATTATAAGGTGAAGACATACACTGTGACGAAATAACTGTCGAGGGTGAAGGTTTAGATTTTCTACATATTCATAGCCAACAGTTACATATATATTGTGGAGAGATATCTAATATGTATTATATTTAGATTGCAAATCCAAAATCTCAGGACTGGATTTCATATTGTGAACTGCAACTTCTCCCCTTGCGACAAACAGAATACAACGAGAGTTTTGGCAACTAAATTGCTAAATGTTCTCAAATGCTCTTTAGAAGAATTTGATTTCAGTACTTTAACCAAAAGAACGATGAAACCAATAAGGAACCCATTTGTTTCTATCTGATTAAACTCATATACATCTGTCCTCATTAGCTATTAGCCTCCTTGACAAATTGATCAGCACTAGCTAGCCTCCTTCTTGTTGACTGATTCATCAATATTCTACTTAGTTTTCTTGTAGTTACAGACTTTGGGCAGTTGAAGCTTCGATCTTATCAAAGCCACTACATTGTCATTGTATACACATAAAGCAACTAAGCAACTCATCCCACTTCATTTACCTAGACACATCATAGTACTAGTCCTGCAACTTCTCTATCTCTTCTTCTCCAAAATGCAGAGGCGATTCCGGCAAGTCTTCACCGCTCTAAGAGAGCACACCTCCGTGAGCTACGCAAAGATCGCCACGGTTGGAGGGTTCTGCAACGTGGAACTCATCATCATAAAAGCAACCGCTCCGGATGACTTGCCTTTGCCGGAAAAGTACATTCAAGAGCTCTTGAAAATCTTCTCCATCTCTCCAACCACTTTGAGAGAATTCTCACTCAGCTTCTCTCGCCGCTTCAGCAAGACTCGATGCTGGAGAGTTGCACTCAAGTGCTTGATCCTCCTCCACCGTCTCCTCCGTGCAGTCCCCGACGACAGTTTGTTTCGGAGTGAGCTCCTTTGGATACGTTCCATTGGCTTGATGTCTCTCAACAACTGTCGCTTTCGCGATGATTCCTCCTCTGCTTCAGCAGACTACACAGCGTTTATCAGATCCTATGCTCAGCTCCTCGACGAAGCTCTTCATTGCTTTTTCTTGGACAACACGGCACCCCAAGAATTACCACAACTACAATATCAAGAGGAAGGAGAAGATGAACAAGAGGAAGAAGAAGATGATGAACCAAAGTTTCAGAGCTTATCAGCAAAAATGGAAGAAATGAGTCGAATGCTTGAAATGTTGCCGCAGCTACAAAGCCTGATTGATCGAGTCATGGACTGCCGGCCCACAGGGCCGGCAGCTAGAAGCTATTTGGTCCAAGTAGCCATGAAACTTCTAATTCGAGACAGCTTTGTGTGTTACACAATCTTTAGGAGGGAAATTGTTATGGTTCTTGATAGCCTATTTCAGATGCCTTATCGGAATTGCATAACGGCTTTTGGGATTTACAAGAAGGCAGCAGTGCAAGCAAATGAGCTCGGTGAATTCTACGACTGGTGTAAGGCGATGGGATTGTGTGGTGCATACGAGTATCCATTTATTGATAGAATCCCACATATTCAGATCCATGCTCTTGAGAACTTCCTCCATGGGATGTGGCAGTTGACAGATCAGTCCTCTTCCACTCCGACCTCATCGCCATCCTCTTCTTTAGTGGAGAGCTCTAGTGAAACCCCAACGGAGGACGACTGCAGCATTCTTGTTAGTACAAAATGGGAGAAGCCATTGATTCAGTTCGGTAAGGATAACGTGGACGTGAAGCCCTTAATTCGTTTTCGGAAAGAGGAAGAAGAGAAGATGTTGATTCAGTTTGAAGAGGTGGAGGAGAGCTGGGAGAGCATTCTTGAAGCTTCCATCAATGTCTCGCCTTCTCATCATCAACAAAACAACATGTTGTGCTTGTACGATCCGAACGTCGTTAACCCTTTCTACCAGTCGAGCATGATGAGGCAAAATTACCATGGTTTTGTTACCACCAACAACGCCATTCCTTCCTTAATCTAGCTTAGCTGAACATTGCAGCGAGTATCAATCTCATACTCATGGCATGAAAAAGTTAAGGAATTAATAAACTAGCCATTGAGGGCTACAATTAAATTAGATCATGTTAGGAATTACATTGAATTACTATTTACTTGATTTTTTTCCCTAGAGTTGTATAGGCTCGACCCCATTACTTTTTGTGTGATTATTCAGGATGAAAATGTTCCAAACAGATTGCATAGGTTGCCTTGAAACTATTGCATATTCAATCATAAACTACATATATATTAGTTATGGATATGGGGTTCGTTCTCTTCCTCGATGCAGTTTAACTGTTCAATATGATCTTAAACTTTAATTCTTTCATTGGTATTGTCGATCAATTTAACTTAATTTCTTTCCAATGCAACAACTTAGTAGAACCCATGATCCAAGGCAGGACTAGCTTGCTGTCATTTGTCGGTTTGTGTAAATCATATACTTTGGCCTAGATGAAAGAATGAAATAGTACGTAGTACTTTTTAAGTGTTATAGGTAGCTTTCAAATTAACAATTTTGCATAGTGTAGCTCTTTCATTCCCTTCCCTCGACTATATATGATGGGAAACACAGAATAGAGAACTGGAAAGGATGCCTCCCGGCGGGTTGCGCAAAGTCTTGAGATTGTGGAGCACCTTCAATTGACTAAATATCGCATCAAATCACAATCAAGACAGCCATGTATTATTCAAATTAAATTCAGATTGACCTACATCCAATCAAATTCAATCCGACCTCTATTATTGAAGATGGTTTTTTTTCTGTTTCTGACTTCTATATATAGATCAGTTTGAAGTGTCTTTCACGCCGGTGTGGCAACGTTGCCTGAAACATGAAAGAAAATATCCAAACTAGATGTGCCTAGCTAGATGGAAAAACTTGCATAATTTGTTGTTGTTGTTGTAAAGAATGGAAAAACAAAAGAGAACTAAAGCTTAAACCTAAATGTACAGCATTTTAAAGCAACAGTAAGGGGAAGAGAGTGATTCCAAACTGCAACATTGATTTGTATGTGTGCAATGGTATAAGCTTAAAGATTAACTTTTGTGAAATACATGTCGAAGATGAACTTGCTAACTCCATTTCGATTCAGCTACTATATGACGTCTCTCACTGAATTTGATACGCCAAAACACTTCGCATAACACCAATGTGACAACAGTTAACAAAATGAACGCATTCTGTCGAAAACCTTCTCTTAAAGCTAGGAGAAGAATTAAGAAGAAACAAGTGCCCCTTACATTGTGAATCTGTGATCCAATAATCACCACTGGGTTAATTTTGGCATCGCCCCTTATTGTTACGGTATGGTAAATTTGGGAGCCATCAGCCATACCATCATATATATATCCAAACCGATAACACGGACTTTCTATTCGCAGTTAGGACGTCTACTAGGGGTCTAGGGCTTCTGATTTCTTAGTCATCTTGCCCAGTCAACAAGGCACCCTCGTAAGCTTTACTCCACACAGAAATGAATATATCCAAGAAGCCCTATCTATCCCTATCATTAATATATTAATCTCAGTTCACATGTCATCTGGGTCCCTCCATTTCTGGCGGGAGCCCATCCCTCCCTGCTCTCTCTTCTCAGCTCAGGTTCCAAGTCAACAGCAGACTTCAAAAGTCAAGTCCTTCAAACCCCCGTCGGCCGCCATCAAATTTCCACCACCAAACAACATTAATCCGATCGCTGACCAAAACAAAAACAATCCGATCGTATCAGAATCAGCGTAACCTCTACTCTCCTCTATAATCTATATAAAAACAAACGCAACTCCATGTTCTACTTGAATGATCAGTTGAATCCCAAAAACCATGTCTACCTTCTTCCTCTTCCTCCTCCTCCTCCTCCTCTTCATCTCAACCCCGCCGCCCTCCTCCGCCCAACAAACCCTCTCCTCCTTCTCCATCTCCAACTCCCCATGGACCCCACGAGACGATCTCACCCTCCTTTCCCCCAACTCCGCCTTCGCCGCCGGCTTCCTCCCCCTCCCCTCCTCCCCAAACCTCTTCAACTTCTCCATCTGGTTCCACAACATCTCCGCCGCAAACTCCGTCGTCTGGTCCACCACCTACCCACTAGCCCCCTCCGCCGCTCTCTCCATCACCTCCACCGGCCTCCTCCTCCTCTCCAACTCCTCCTCCTCCTCTAACCAAAACCTCTGGCCAACACCCCCTCCGGTGAAACCAACACCACGCAGCTCAAGCTCCGCAACGACGGAAACCTAATCTACGGCGGTTGGGAGAGCTTCACCTTCCCCACCGACACCGCGCTACCCAACCAGACTTTAACTGGAAACAACTTCACTTT
This genomic interval carries:
- the LOC101300342 gene encoding putative clathrin assembly protein At2g25430-like, whose product is MQRRFRQVFTALREHTSVSYAKIATVGGFCNVELIIIKATAPDDLPLPEKYIQELLKIFSISPTTLREFSLSFSRRFSKTRCWRVALKCLILLHRLLRAVPDDSLFRSELLWIRSIGLMSLNNCRFRDDSSSASADYTAFIRSYAQLLDEALHCFFLDNTAPQELPQLQYQEEGEDEQEEEEDDEPKFQSLSAKMEEMSRMLEMLPQLQSLIDRVMDCRPTGPAARSYLVQVAMKLLIRDSFVCYTIFRREIVMVLDSLFQMPYRNCITAFGIYKKAAVQANELGEFYDWCKAMGLCGAYEYPFIDRIPHIQIHALENFLHGMWQLTDQSSSTPTSSPSSSLVESSSETPTEDDCSILVSTKWEKPLIQFGKDNVDVKPLIRFRKEEEEKMLIQFEEVEESWESILEASINVSPSHHQQNNMLCLYDPNVVNPFYQSSMMRQNYHGFVTTNNAIPSLI